A single window of Salminus brasiliensis chromosome 18, fSalBra1.hap2, whole genome shotgun sequence DNA harbors:
- the map4k6 gene encoding mitogen-activated protein kinase kinase kinase kinase 6 isoform X1, with amino-acid sequence MDAIGVLHTNPLDDYELLRRIGSGTYGDVFKARNIKTSVISAIKVVKLDPGDDISSIQQEITMMKDCTHKNIVAYFGSYLRNNKLWICMEFCGGGSLQDIYHATGPLKERQIAYVCRETLQGLHHLHEKGKMHRDIKGANILLTERGDVKLADFGVAAEINASVAKRKSFIGTPYWMAPEVAAVERKGGYNQLCDIWAVGITAIELAELQPPMFDLHPMRALMLMSKSSFQPPKLKDKTKWSTEFHNFLKMALTRSPRKRPTAEKLLQHAFVTQLLTRNLVIELLDSANNPDLQHPQTMDDSDLETCSAFPDKITSLGKHLPVQKTLSEEQFDQVKFGPPRRKETDPCPDSLGSYDEWSSMSDEKDSPSLLECVEEALLERSLTMKRAPSAEDSLTEDDKCGTVKRVVSLPQPANLYCPTNQDKKASTPSSDSSPHFGSTPHTDIEPSLLCESTLLIGSTLSDLSLLTNSSLFTESSLFDNSASLGSLCTTPTDVEPGGNRNHSPPRQPLSPEWSTLRRKTEDSRGDVHGLPPTPHVHMGACFSKIFNGCPLKIHCAVTWVLPKTRDQHLILGAEEGIYTLNLNELHEDTIEKLLPQRCSWLYVMNNVLMSISGKSSQLTSHSLPALFEHRRNMQRRQGHLSINAHRLSTRINSRKYAMSVKIPDTKGCRRCSVVRNPYTDSVFLCAAVPSGLVLLMWYEPLQKFMQLKHIALSLPESLPIFELLVQESEELPQVCVGVHSSHYSSEEAVEQLHFNMIHLDDAPREHPDGESLEVKQVTQLDRDTVLIALENTVRAVNLQGCPSKGMLSELTFDFSIETLVCLQDSVLAFWKHGLKGRSIQTNEVTQEITDESRVFQVLGTNRDIILQSTPTDDPSALSNLYILTGHESSY; translated from the exons ATGGATGCCATCGGGGTTTTACACACGAATCCGCTGGACGACTATGAGCTGCTCCGCCGCATTGGGAGTGGGACATACGGGGACGTGTTCAAG GCccgtaacattaaaacatcaGTCATCTCAGCCATCAAAGTGGTCAAACTGGACCCTG GGGATGACATTTCAAGCATTCAGCAGGAGATTACCATGATGAAGGACTGCACACATAAAAACATTGTGGCCTATTTTGGCAGCTACCTCAG AAACAACAAGTTATGGATCTGCATGGAGTTCTGTGGAGGAGGGTCATTGCAGGATATCTACCATG CGACTGGCCCcctcaaagagagacagatagcATATGTATGCAGGGAGACACTTCAG gGACTACATCATCTAcatgaaaaaggaaaaatgcACAGAGACATTAAA GGAGCCAACATTCTTCTGACAGAGCGGGGAGATGTCAAACTAG CGGATTTTGGAGTGGCAGCGGAGATAAATGCATCAGTCGCTAAGAGAAAGTCTTTTATTGGGACACCATATTG GATGGCTCCGGAAGTGGCAGCTGTGGAGAGAAAGGGTGGCTATAACCAGCTGTGTGACATCTGGGCTGTGGGGATCACAGCCATAGAGCTAGCAGAACTGCAGCCACCAATGTTTGATCTGCACCCTATGAG AGCTTTAATGTTGATGTCCAAAAGCAGCTTCCAGCCACCAAAGCTAAAGGACAAGACCAAATG GTCCACAGAATTTCACAACTTTCTCAAGATGGCGCTCACCAGGAGTCCGCGGAAGAGGCCTACAGCTGAAAAACTGCTGCAG CATGCTTTTGTTACTCAACTGTTAACTCGTAACTTGGTCATTGAGTTGTTAGACTCAGCCAACAATCCTGACCTACAGCACCCTCAGACTATGGACGACAGTGATCTTGAG ACTTGCAGTGCTTTTCCTGATAAGATTACATCTTTAGGGAAGCACCTGCCTGTCCAGAAAACTCTTTCTGAAGAGCAAT TTGATCAGGTGAAGTTTGGACCACCCAGGCGAAAAGAAACAGACCCTTGCCCTGATTCTCTG GGATCTTATGATGAGTGGAGCTCTATGAGTGACGAGAAAGACTCTCC GAGTCTCTTAGAATGTGTTGAGGAAGCATTGCTTGAGAG GAGCTTAACTATGAAGAGAGCACCCTCGGCTGAG GACTCTCTAACTGAAGACGACAAATGTGGCACAGTGAAAAGGGTGGTCTCACTGCCACAGCCAGCTAATCTTTACTGCCCCACCAATCAAGATAAAAAGGCTTCCACCCCTTCTTCAGATTCCTCTCCTCACTTTGGCTCAACACCCCACACAGACATTGAACCCAGCCTTCTTTGTGAATCAACTTTGTTGATTGGCTCAACACTCTCTGATCTCTCCCTCCTCACAAACTCCAGCCTCTTCACTGAGTCCTCTCTATTTGATAACTCTGCTAGTCTTGGCTCCCTCTGCACAACTCCAACTGATG TTGAGCCAGGAGGAAACAGAAATCATTCTCCTCCCCGGCAGCCACTCTCACCTGAATGGAGCACACTCAGGAGGAAGACAGAAGACTCA AGAGGTGATGTTCATGGATTGCCACCTACACCTCATGTACAT ATGGGTGCCTGTTTCTCCAAGATATTTAACGGCTGTCCCTTGAAGATTCACTGTGCTGTTACATGGGTTTTACCAAAGACCAGAG ACCAGCATCTGATTCTGGGAGCAGAGGAGGGCATTTATACACTCAACCTCAATGAGCTCCATGAGGACACTATAGAGAAG ttgCTTCCTCAGAGATGCAGCTGGCTGTATGTCATGAATAACGTACTCATGTCCATCTCAG GAAAGTCATCCCAGCTGACCTCACACAGTTTGCCAGCACTGTTTGAGCACCGCAGAAACATGCAGCGGCGCCAAGGCCACCTGTCAATCAATGCACACCGTCTGAGCACAAGAATCAACTCAAG GAAATATGCCATGTCTGTAAAGATTCCAGACACCAAGGGTTGTAGAAGGTGTAGTGTAG TACGGAACCCCTACACAGACAGCGTCTTCCTATGTGCTGCAGTGCCAAGTGGCCTGGTTCTTCTCATGTGGTATGAGCCACTTCAGAAGTTCATGCAGCTCAAG cacATAGCTTTAAGCCTTCCTGAGTCTCTGCCCATCTTTGAGCTGTTGGTGCAGGAGTCTGAGGAGCTTCcgcaagtgtgtgtgggggtacACAGCAGTCATTATAGCTCAGAAGAGGCAGTGGAACAGCTGCACTTCAATATGATCCATCTTGATGACGCACCCCGAGAACATCCAG ATGGCGAGTCTCTGGAAGTGAAACAAGTCACCCAGCTTGATAGAGACACAGTCCTTATAGCTTTGGAAA ATACTGTGAGAGCAGTAAATCTGCAGGGCTGTCCCAGCAAAGGCATGTTGTCAGAATTGACTTTTGACTTCTCTATTGAGACTCTGG TATGTTTGCAGGATAGTGTTCTTGCCTTTTGGAAACATGGGCTTAAGGGGAGGAGCATACAAACCAATGAG GTTACACAGGAGATAACGGATGAGAGCCGTGTCTTCCAGGTCCTGGGGACAAACAG GGATATTATCTTGCAGAGCACTCCAACGGATGACCCGTCTGCCCTGAGCAACCTGTACATCCTTACAGGCCATGAGAGTAGCTACTGA
- the map4k6 gene encoding mitogen-activated protein kinase kinase kinase kinase 6 isoform X2, with product MHRDIKGANILLTERGDVKLADFGVAAEINASVAKRKSFIGTPYWMAPEVAAVERKGGYNQLCDIWAVGITAIELAELQPPMFDLHPMRALMLMSKSSFQPPKLKDKTKWSTEFHNFLKMALTRSPRKRPTAEKLLQHAFVTQLLTRNLVIELLDSANNPDLQHPQTMDDSDLETCSAFPDKITSLGKHLPVQKTLSEEQFDQVKFGPPRRKETDPCPDSLGSYDEWSSMSDEKDSPSLLECVEEALLERSLTMKRAPSAEDSLTEDDKCGTVKRVVSLPQPANLYCPTNQDKKASTPSSDSSPHFGSTPHTDIEPSLLCESTLLIGSTLSDLSLLTNSSLFTESSLFDNSASLGSLCTTPTDVEPGGNRNHSPPRQPLSPEWSTLRRKTEDSRGDVHGLPPTPHVHMGACFSKIFNGCPLKIHCAVTWVLPKTRDQHLILGAEEGIYTLNLNELHEDTIEKLLPQRCSWLYVMNNVLMSISGKSSQLTSHSLPALFEHRRNMQRRQGHLSINAHRLSTRINSRKYAMSVKIPDTKGCRRCSVVRNPYTDSVFLCAAVPSGLVLLMWYEPLQKFMQLKHIALSLPESLPIFELLVQESEELPQVCVGVHSSHYSSEEAVEQLHFNMIHLDDAPREHPDGESLEVKQVTQLDRDTVLIALENTVRAVNLQGCPSKGMLSELTFDFSIETLVCLQDSVLAFWKHGLKGRSIQTNEVTQEITDESRVFQVLGTNRDIILQSTPTDDPSALSNLYILTGHESSY from the exons atgcACAGAGACATTAAA GGAGCCAACATTCTTCTGACAGAGCGGGGAGATGTCAAACTAG CGGATTTTGGAGTGGCAGCGGAGATAAATGCATCAGTCGCTAAGAGAAAGTCTTTTATTGGGACACCATATTG GATGGCTCCGGAAGTGGCAGCTGTGGAGAGAAAGGGTGGCTATAACCAGCTGTGTGACATCTGGGCTGTGGGGATCACAGCCATAGAGCTAGCAGAACTGCAGCCACCAATGTTTGATCTGCACCCTATGAG AGCTTTAATGTTGATGTCCAAAAGCAGCTTCCAGCCACCAAAGCTAAAGGACAAGACCAAATG GTCCACAGAATTTCACAACTTTCTCAAGATGGCGCTCACCAGGAGTCCGCGGAAGAGGCCTACAGCTGAAAAACTGCTGCAG CATGCTTTTGTTACTCAACTGTTAACTCGTAACTTGGTCATTGAGTTGTTAGACTCAGCCAACAATCCTGACCTACAGCACCCTCAGACTATGGACGACAGTGATCTTGAG ACTTGCAGTGCTTTTCCTGATAAGATTACATCTTTAGGGAAGCACCTGCCTGTCCAGAAAACTCTTTCTGAAGAGCAAT TTGATCAGGTGAAGTTTGGACCACCCAGGCGAAAAGAAACAGACCCTTGCCCTGATTCTCTG GGATCTTATGATGAGTGGAGCTCTATGAGTGACGAGAAAGACTCTCC GAGTCTCTTAGAATGTGTTGAGGAAGCATTGCTTGAGAG GAGCTTAACTATGAAGAGAGCACCCTCGGCTGAG GACTCTCTAACTGAAGACGACAAATGTGGCACAGTGAAAAGGGTGGTCTCACTGCCACAGCCAGCTAATCTTTACTGCCCCACCAATCAAGATAAAAAGGCTTCCACCCCTTCTTCAGATTCCTCTCCTCACTTTGGCTCAACACCCCACACAGACATTGAACCCAGCCTTCTTTGTGAATCAACTTTGTTGATTGGCTCAACACTCTCTGATCTCTCCCTCCTCACAAACTCCAGCCTCTTCACTGAGTCCTCTCTATTTGATAACTCTGCTAGTCTTGGCTCCCTCTGCACAACTCCAACTGATG TTGAGCCAGGAGGAAACAGAAATCATTCTCCTCCCCGGCAGCCACTCTCACCTGAATGGAGCACACTCAGGAGGAAGACAGAAGACTCA AGAGGTGATGTTCATGGATTGCCACCTACACCTCATGTACAT ATGGGTGCCTGTTTCTCCAAGATATTTAACGGCTGTCCCTTGAAGATTCACTGTGCTGTTACATGGGTTTTACCAAAGACCAGAG ACCAGCATCTGATTCTGGGAGCAGAGGAGGGCATTTATACACTCAACCTCAATGAGCTCCATGAGGACACTATAGAGAAG ttgCTTCCTCAGAGATGCAGCTGGCTGTATGTCATGAATAACGTACTCATGTCCATCTCAG GAAAGTCATCCCAGCTGACCTCACACAGTTTGCCAGCACTGTTTGAGCACCGCAGAAACATGCAGCGGCGCCAAGGCCACCTGTCAATCAATGCACACCGTCTGAGCACAAGAATCAACTCAAG GAAATATGCCATGTCTGTAAAGATTCCAGACACCAAGGGTTGTAGAAGGTGTAGTGTAG TACGGAACCCCTACACAGACAGCGTCTTCCTATGTGCTGCAGTGCCAAGTGGCCTGGTTCTTCTCATGTGGTATGAGCCACTTCAGAAGTTCATGCAGCTCAAG cacATAGCTTTAAGCCTTCCTGAGTCTCTGCCCATCTTTGAGCTGTTGGTGCAGGAGTCTGAGGAGCTTCcgcaagtgtgtgtgggggtacACAGCAGTCATTATAGCTCAGAAGAGGCAGTGGAACAGCTGCACTTCAATATGATCCATCTTGATGACGCACCCCGAGAACATCCAG ATGGCGAGTCTCTGGAAGTGAAACAAGTCACCCAGCTTGATAGAGACACAGTCCTTATAGCTTTGGAAA ATACTGTGAGAGCAGTAAATCTGCAGGGCTGTCCCAGCAAAGGCATGTTGTCAGAATTGACTTTTGACTTCTCTATTGAGACTCTGG TATGTTTGCAGGATAGTGTTCTTGCCTTTTGGAAACATGGGCTTAAGGGGAGGAGCATACAAACCAATGAG GTTACACAGGAGATAACGGATGAGAGCCGTGTCTTCCAGGTCCTGGGGACAAACAG GGATATTATCTTGCAGAGCACTCCAACGGATGACCCGTCTGCCCTGAGCAACCTGTACATCCTTACAGGCCATGAGAGTAGCTACTGA
- the LOC140538831 gene encoding protein EOLA1 — protein sequence MALEVACLSFRQPYAGLVLNGVKSIETRWRPLLADLRNCTLAIHVAQNEWEGDEWRYILLQTFGMKLWQVEELLESGERFGRGVVAGLVDVGETWHCPEDVPLGEMKELEKAACLTGLTQKYLTRLSNPRWLTEPLYLRGHKNVWTVSIPERLLPSDEHQI from the exons atggctttGGAAGTCGCTTGCTTGTCGTTCAGGCAGCCTTACGCTGGTCTCGTGTTGAACGGGGTGAAATCTATAGAAACGCGTTGGCGGCCCTTGCTGGCCGATTTAAGGAATTGCACGCTGGCGATACATGTCGCGCAGAACGAATGGGAAGGCGATGAATGGAGATACATTCTTCTGCAGACGTTTGGAATGAAACTCTGGCAAGTTGAAGAGCTTCTGGAGTCTGGGGAAAGATTTGGAAGAGGAGTTGTTGCAG GTCTTGTGGACGTTGGGGAGACGTGGCACTGTCCTGAAGATGTGCCGCTTGGGGAGATgaaagagctggagaaagcaGCTTGCTTGACGGGACTGACACAGAAGTACCTCACAAGATTGTCCAACCCACGCTGGCTGACAGAGCCGCTGTATTTGAGGGGACATAAAAATGTGTGGACAGTAAGCATCCCAGAACGTCTACTGCCCTCTGATGAACAccaaatatag